A genomic window from Sphingobacterium spiritivorum includes:
- a CDS encoding type III secretion system chaperone family protein: MSFSKIEKYITETGYKIVHKNEDEGVFVIENELDGIRNLIVGVAMPIIIFEQYLFTIRNESLEMFKELLVKNRDIIHGGFALTEDGEKVIYRYTLQIHNLDLNEFQAALSSLSLLMSEYKEQLISFSKH, translated from the coding sequence ATGAGCTTCTCAAAAATTGAAAAATATATCACAGAAACAGGATATAAGATTGTTCATAAAAATGAAGATGAAGGAGTCTTTGTTATAGAGAATGAATTGGATGGTATCCGCAATTTAATTGTAGGGGTAGCTATGCCGATTATCATTTTTGAACAATACCTGTTTACAATCCGAAATGAGAGTCTGGAGATGTTTAAAGAGTTGCTTGTAAAGAATCGTGATATTATTCACGGAGGATTTGCGCTGACAGAGGATGGTGAGAAAGTCATTTATCGCTATACCCTTCAGATTCATAATCTGGACCTCAATGAATTTCAGGCGGCATTGAGTTCTCTGAGTCTGTTGATGAGCGAATATAAAGAACAGTTAATTAGTTTTTCAAAACATTAA
- a CDS encoding helix-turn-helix domain-containing protein yields MSNIGYNIKKLRNVKGLSQQAFAELFNLTRGNISSYEEMRAEPKIDIALKIANYFSIPLSNLIDKKLSVNEILNFNDYFEANTSIAPPKNLAGIPFLSRERVFLAKELHHNLESIPKIFFPLYGQENYLAVENSHFIPKHIEANNEENNILFFGMLQVDNLHTLADKFGLYFSKEDFFIGKFQQSGTEISLVLNEWKSQPVSIDQLSDFWKLEGRYNQIP; encoded by the coding sequence ATGTCGAATATAGGTTATAATATTAAAAAGTTAAGAAACGTAAAAGGCCTCAGTCAGCAGGCTTTTGCAGAATTGTTTAACTTAACAAGAGGTAACATTTCCTCGTATGAAGAAATGCGGGCTGAACCAAAAATAGACATCGCGCTCAAAATTGCAAATTATTTTAGCATACCACTCAGCAATCTGATCGACAAAAAGCTTTCTGTGAATGAAATTCTCAATTTCAACGACTATTTTGAGGCAAATACTTCCATTGCTCCACCAAAAAATTTAGCAGGCATTCCTTTCCTTTCCCGTGAACGTGTATTTCTGGCTAAAGAATTACACCATAACCTCGAAAGTATTCCCAAAATCTTCTTTCCTCTATACGGTCAGGAAAATTATCTCGCTGTAGAAAACAGTCACTTTATACCCAAACATATAGAGGCTAATAATGAAGAAAACAACATTCTGTTCTTCGGCATGCTGCAGGTTGATAATCTGCATACGCTGGCAGACAAATTTGGCTTATACTTTAGCAAAGAAGATTTTTTCATTGGTAAATTTCAACAAAGCGGAACGGAGATCTCTCTTGTCCTTAACGAATGGAAATCTCAACCGGTATCTATCGACCAGCTGAGCGACTTCTGGAAACTGGAAGGCAGGTACAATCAGATACCCTGA
- the dtd gene encoding D-aminoacyl-tRNA deacylase — MRAVIQRVTQASCTVADAVTGKIDQGLLILIGIEDADTEEDMKWMAQKFVNLRIFSDENGLMNKSVQDIDGNILLISQFTLFAQTKKGNRPSFIRAARPDKAIPMYEAMSAFLSQLLGKKVQCGIFGADMKIDLRNDGPVTIIMNTQDKDNF; from the coding sequence ATGCGAGCAGTAATACAACGTGTAACACAGGCATCATGTACAGTAGCGGATGCCGTCACCGGAAAAATTGATCAGGGTCTGTTGATCCTGATTGGTATCGAGGATGCAGATACAGAAGAGGATATGAAATGGATGGCACAGAAATTTGTCAATTTGCGGATTTTCTCTGATGAAAACGGGCTCATGAACAAATCTGTACAGGATATTGATGGCAATATTTTGCTCATCTCCCAGTTCACTTTATTTGCACAGACTAAAAAAGGGAACAGACCATCCTTTATACGTGCTGCACGTCCGGATAAAGCTATTCCGATGTACGAAGCCATGTCGGCTTTTCTGTCCCAGTTGCTAGGCAAAAAAGTACAATGCGGTATTTTCGGTGCTGATATGAAAATTGACCTTCGCAATGACGGCCCTGTGACGATCATTATGAATACACAGGATAAAGATAATTTCTAA
- a CDS encoding alpha/beta fold hydrolase yields the protein MSYHICLKPLLLLMALISVHLVATSQQQTGLSSYTQAHQLYTAYEARHGNYIQTPNIRLHYLSWGDRKNPAVVWLHGSLTNAYELMSIAPQLADAGYFVIAMDYYGHGQTPIPAHEVSLYHAADDVHFLLNELNISKAYIGGFSRGAYIATAFYDSYPSSVRGLILEEGGTVAFNSYFHRLSDATLDSLIQKQTALSSQSNPYLQEFDSQQAAFDFLKDSTDQSPQFELLSWISRNKQDKWIIYKDLEPFLGLSTAEDFKNIVLRPSKSPMFARSITSIDPMIIYRNLSVPVLLMEACSDTDPLPFDEENRIFTKQFKPWVIHKRYPGIEHNIHFEQPKLFTKDIIEFLNQHYHDDQRSTGDH from the coding sequence ATGTCATATCATATCTGTCTGAAGCCTTTACTCCTCCTCATGGCCCTGATATCTGTTCATCTGGTTGCCACATCTCAGCAACAGACTGGCCTGAGCTCATATACTCAGGCACATCAGCTTTATACCGCCTATGAAGCCAGACACGGTAATTATATACAAACTCCAAACATACGTCTTCATTATCTCAGCTGGGGCGACCGCAAGAATCCGGCTGTCGTATGGCTGCACGGCAGTCTGACAAATGCATATGAGCTGATGTCCATTGCCCCTCAGCTGGCAGATGCAGGATATTTTGTCATTGCGATGGATTATTACGGACACGGGCAGACCCCGATTCCGGCACATGAGGTATCCCTTTATCATGCGGCAGATGATGTACATTTTCTCCTGAACGAATTAAACATTTCAAAAGCGTATATCGGCGGATTTTCAAGAGGTGCTTACATAGCGACAGCCTTTTATGACAGCTATCCTTCCAGCGTTCGCGGACTTATTCTTGAAGAAGGCGGCACTGTCGCCTTTAACAGTTACTTTCATAGACTCAGTGATGCTACATTAGACAGCCTTATTCAAAAACAGACTGCTCTTTCTTCACAAAGCAATCCTTACCTGCAGGAGTTTGACTCCCAACAGGCTGCTTTTGACTTTTTAAAAGATTCAACGGATCAGTCCCCACAATTTGAACTCCTCTCCTGGATTTCCAGAAATAAACAGGACAAGTGGATTATTTATAAAGATCTGGAACCGTTTCTGGGGCTTTCCACAGCAGAAGATTTCAAAAACATAGTGCTTAGACCCAGCAAGAGTCCCATGTTTGCCCGTTCTATAACGTCTATAGATCCGATGATTATCTATCGTAACCTGAGTGTCCCTGTATTACTTATGGAAGCCTGTTCGGATACTGATCCATTACCATTCGATGAGGAGAACCGTATATTTACGAAGCAGTTCAAACCCTGGGTAATACATAAAAGGTATCCGGGGATTGAACACAATATTCATTTTGAACAACCAAAACTATTTACAAAGGATATTATTGAATTTTTAAATCAACACTATCATGACGATCAAAGAAGCACAGGAGACCATTGA
- a CDS encoding nucleotide pyrophosphohydrolase: MTIKEAQETIDQWINTTGIRYFNELTNTAMLMEEVGEVARIMARQYGEQSFKKSDKEVNLADEMADVLFVLMCLANQTGIDLTDALQKNLEKKSIRDADRHKNNEKLK; encoded by the coding sequence ATGACGATCAAAGAAGCACAGGAGACCATTGACCAGTGGATCAATACTACAGGAATCCGCTATTTTAATGAACTGACCAATACAGCTATGCTGATGGAAGAAGTAGGTGAAGTGGCCAGGATAATGGCCCGGCAATATGGAGAGCAGTCTTTTAAAAAGTCGGATAAAGAAGTGAATCTGGCGGACGAAATGGCTGATGTCCTGTTTGTTCTTATGTGTCTGGCAAATCAGACAGGAATAGATCTGACGGATGCCCTGCAAAAGAACCTGGAAAAGAAATCTATACGGGATGCTGACCGCCATAAAAACAACGAAAAGCTCAAGTAA
- a CDS encoding helix-turn-helix transcriptional regulator: protein MVIKAKIKEHNEWLFWEELPEHPLAQTAISEKHIAINKFPIDISTYQILSRGIFILQADMRFAQQSKIISEIDSEAIVSQFILSKNDSGRGYTFSKHNIRYIPSLYEEHEVEPGQQFLYFLLIMTPEFYNNLVTIPSPLHALFKERMKSKTVTSIVEDDLFATAEMIKIIEDLRTTTTKNELKQIFVNARVLELIMLQFEQFNHVGGKLDDSLRAEDIQKLEEVLRILRNQFVSPPTHKQLSKLVLLNEFKLRNGFKQHFGTTIYNYITRIRMEEAKRLIIQEQKNMYEVGIKVGFKHQASFTHAFKKYYGILPSELVRG from the coding sequence ATGGTTATCAAGGCTAAAATAAAGGAACATAACGAATGGTTATTCTGGGAGGAATTGCCCGAGCATCCGCTTGCCCAGACCGCAATTTCGGAAAAACATATAGCCATCAACAAGTTCCCGATTGATATCTCTACGTATCAGATTTTAAGCCGGGGTATCTTTATCCTGCAGGCCGATATGCGATTTGCGCAACAGAGCAAAATTATATCCGAAATTGACAGTGAGGCTATTGTCAGCCAGTTTATTCTTTCCAAAAATGATTCCGGAAGAGGTTATACCTTCAGTAAGCATAATATCCGCTATATTCCCTCTCTTTACGAAGAACATGAGGTAGAGCCGGGACAACAATTCCTGTATTTTCTGCTGATTATGACACCGGAGTTCTACAATAATCTGGTGACTATCCCGAGTCCTTTACATGCGCTTTTCAAAGAGCGTATGAAAAGCAAAACAGTTACTTCTATCGTAGAGGATGATCTCTTTGCTACTGCAGAGATGATCAAGATCATAGAAGATCTGCGCACCACCACGACCAAAAATGAGCTCAAGCAGATCTTTGTCAATGCCCGGGTACTGGAACTGATTATGCTGCAGTTTGAGCAGTTCAATCATGTGGGAGGCAAGCTGGATGACAGCCTCAGGGCTGAAGATATCCAGAAACTGGAAGAAGTATTGCGTATACTGAGAAATCAGTTTGTCAGCCCGCCTACACACAAGCAACTTTCAAAACTGGTATTGCTGAATGAATTTAAACTCAGGAACGGATTTAAGCAGCATTTCGGTACGACAATATACAACTACATCACGCGCATCCGTATGGAGGAGGCCAAGCGCTTAATTATACAGGAACAAAAAAACATGTATGAAGTGGGGATAAAAGTGGGTTTTAAACACCAGGCCAGCTTCACACATGCTTTCAAAAAATATTACGGAATCCTTCCGAGTGAACTTGTCAGAGGTTAA
- a CDS encoding heme ABC transporter ATP-binding protein, translated as MMMLQAHSLSYQVKGRTIVRDFDFSVSEGEFLAIIGANGAGKTSLLRLIAGDLKPSEGELLFKGKPVKNYKLKELALHRALLHQSNAMSMPFTVEEIVRMGRYHLSTSVEQHEVAVAETMKICAVDHLADRKIQQLSGGEQQRVHLARVLAQVWDQKNVLLLLDEPISSMDMQFQHKTLAIAKALTKVGFTVVAILHELNLVAQYADRVLMMKSGRKWWDGAPMEVLTPQNIFTIFGVHSQVSIIPETLTPRIDPLTVEFTATAFNSNYKHYQHMELKLKYEAYKKENPKARIYDCAKALGVSEMQLLLTQLSDDVVLLQPEMLSILQEINQLGYVMALTRNESCVHERKGVYPVPTATDHVLLFNDEDIDLRIFLSQWQYAFAVRMGALYGLQFFDQNGTAVHKIYLTEESDHKAYHRLVGRFKAADQNYFTLESEKEYVDVHIPDTEVDVTGFQKDWLAMKDSHEFFGILRKYNLKRTQALRLAPEGRAKQIKVESLAERIESAGTLQVPLMIFVANKGCIQIHTGHVDKIARMANWFNVLDPKFNLHLNTDQIREVWIVSKPSTDGDVHALEAYDSRGELIVQIFGKRKPGVEELQSWRDLVAVREGSTY; from the coding sequence ATGATGATGTTGCAGGCACATTCTTTATCTTATCAGGTCAAAGGAAGAACCATTGTCAGGGATTTTGATTTTTCCGTTTCTGAAGGCGAGTTCTTAGCGATCATCGGAGCAAACGGGGCAGGGAAGACATCTTTGCTTCGTCTCATTGCCGGTGATTTGAAACCTTCGGAAGGAGAACTACTATTCAAAGGCAAGCCGGTAAAGAATTACAAACTAAAAGAACTGGCTTTACACCGGGCCTTGCTTCACCAGTCGAATGCCATGAGTATGCCCTTTACTGTCGAAGAGATTGTAAGAATGGGGCGTTATCACCTCTCAACTTCAGTTGAGCAACACGAAGTAGCGGTAGCGGAGACCATGAAAATATGTGCTGTAGATCATCTGGCAGATCGTAAGATCCAGCAATTATCCGGAGGGGAGCAGCAACGTGTACATCTGGCACGTGTATTAGCGCAGGTATGGGATCAGAAGAATGTATTGCTTTTATTGGATGAGCCCATCAGCAGTATGGATATGCAGTTTCAGCATAAAACACTGGCTATTGCAAAGGCACTCACGAAAGTGGGCTTTACGGTTGTGGCTATTCTGCATGAGCTTAATCTGGTTGCTCAATATGCAGACCGTGTACTGATGATGAAATCAGGCCGCAAATGGTGGGACGGGGCGCCTATGGAAGTCCTTACTCCGCAAAATATATTTACCATATTTGGCGTACATTCTCAGGTTTCTATTATCCCCGAAACCCTGACACCTCGTATAGATCCGCTGACAGTCGAATTTACGGCTACAGCATTCAATTCAAATTATAAACACTACCAGCATATGGAACTTAAATTAAAATACGAAGCATATAAAAAGGAAAATCCTAAAGCACGGATCTACGATTGTGCCAAAGCTTTGGGGGTGAGTGAAATGCAATTACTGCTGACCCAGCTTTCGGATGATGTCGTTCTGTTACAGCCTGAAATGCTTTCCATTTTACAGGAGATAAATCAGCTTGGCTATGTGATGGCTCTGACCCGCAATGAAAGTTGTGTACATGAACGTAAAGGTGTATATCCCGTACCCACAGCGACAGATCATGTGCTGTTATTCAATGACGAAGATATAGATCTCCGTATATTTCTGAGCCAATGGCAATACGCATTTGCCGTACGGATGGGCGCACTCTACGGTTTGCAGTTTTTTGATCAGAACGGTACAGCTGTACACAAAATATATCTGACGGAGGAGAGCGACCATAAAGCTTATCACCGTCTTGTCGGCAGATTTAAAGCTGCAGATCAAAACTACTTTACACTGGAATCAGAAAAAGAATATGTAGATGTTCATATCCCGGATACGGAAGTGGATGTGACAGGTTTTCAAAAGGACTGGTTAGCTATGAAGGACAGCCATGAATTTTTTGGAATATTAAGAAAATATAATCTCAAACGTACGCAGGCTTTGCGTCTGGCTCCTGAAGGCAGAGCTAAGCAAATAAAAGTAGAGTCTTTGGCTGAACGTATAGAATCTGCCGGTACTTTACAGGTGCCGTTGATGATCTTTGTTGCCAATAAAGGTTGTATTCAGATCCATACGGGACATGTAGACAAGATCGCCAGGATGGCAAACTGGTTTAACGTGCTTGATCCCAAATTTAATCTTCATCTGAATACAGATCAGATCCGGGAAGTCTGGATAGTGAGCAAGCCATCTACAGACGGAGATGTACATGCCCTCGAGGCCTATGACAGTCGTGGCGAACTGATTGTTCAGATTTTTGGAAAACGTAAGCCTGGTGTGGAAGAATTGCAGTCCTGGCGGGATTTGGTAGCTGTCAGAGAGGGAAGTACGTATTAA
- a CDS encoding FecCD family ABC transporter permease: protein MSGMKYILIYSLLSILLVLVLIFSLGMGSIRIPSQDVVVILLQKLHLFSDRPMDELNANVIYQIRLPRILLGVLVGAALGVSGAAIQGVFRNPLAEPGLMGISTGASLFAAIVISFEAALAAAVSAAFNSYMLAFAAFLGASLAVFFVYRISITDGKPHIATMLLAGIAINAFAGALTGLLSYLATEQQLRSITFWSLGSLAGANWDNIKILFPCVLLPILALPFFGKKLNVFALGESQAEMMGVNTGKLKVLVITFSTLAVGAAVAFSGVISFVGLLVPHAIRLVGGVDNRYVLVASALAGALVLTLSDLVARTIIQPLELPIGVITALLGTPVFLYILIRDKSKM from the coding sequence ATGTCCGGAATGAAATATATCCTGATTTACAGTTTGCTGAGTATACTACTCGTTCTGGTACTGATCTTTTCCCTGGGTATGGGATCTATACGTATCCCGAGTCAGGATGTGGTCGTGATCCTCTTACAGAAGCTACATCTTTTTTCCGACAGACCGATGGATGAACTGAATGCGAATGTTATCTATCAGATACGTCTGCCACGAATTTTGCTTGGCGTACTGGTCGGAGCGGCATTGGGTGTAAGTGGAGCTGCTATACAGGGTGTATTCCGAAATCCGCTTGCCGAACCGGGCCTTATGGGTATCTCTACAGGCGCTTCACTATTTGCAGCTATTGTCATTTCTTTTGAAGCTGCGCTTGCAGCAGCGGTATCTGCAGCATTCAATTCGTATATGCTGGCCTTTGCGGCTTTTCTGGGAGCCTCATTAGCAGTGTTCTTCGTATACCGCATTTCTATTACGGATGGCAAACCTCATATTGCAACCATGTTGTTGGCTGGAATTGCTATTAATGCATTTGCAGGAGCACTTACCGGATTACTGAGTTATCTGGCGACGGAGCAACAGCTTCGTTCCATTACCTTCTGGTCTCTGGGTAGTCTGGCCGGGGCAAACTGGGATAATATAAAAATTTTATTTCCTTGTGTGCTCCTTCCCATACTAGCTTTACCCTTCTTCGGGAAGAAGTTGAATGTATTTGCCTTAGGTGAATCACAAGCGGAGATGATGGGCGTCAATACTGGAAAGTTAAAGGTACTGGTGATTACTTTTTCTACATTGGCTGTAGGAGCTGCGGTCGCCTTTTCGGGCGTTATCAGCTTTGTAGGACTGCTGGTTCCACATGCCATACGGCTTGTAGGGGGAGTTGATAATCGCTATGTACTGGTTGCTTCGGCACTGGCAGGAGCGCTGGTTCTTACCTTGTCAGATCTGGTCGCACGTACCATTATTCAGCCGTTAGAACTTCCTATAGGAGTGATCACGGCGCTGCTGGGGACACCAGTGTTTTTATATATATTGATTAGGGATAAAAGTAAAATGTAA
- a CDS encoding heme/hemin ABC transporter substrate-binding protein, with the protein MQRLNIFFIALILLFSGEVSLAQQSVPKRIVSLNGTLTEVVDALGLSKSIVATDVTSDYPAYVKSLPKVSKNRSVSAEGVSAFRPDLVLAIEGELSPDLQNQLKALKIRVALIKQEFTVNGVVQLVKSVGSAVNMSTHANTLGAQLQKDINQAVAASKSKKAVKTMFVYARGAGAMSVAGDNTAVDAVIKLAGGQNALKGFTGFKTYNTEALVAANPDAILLFDFGLSSLGGKEGILKMPGVNLTTAGKNKRIVTMDATLLNNFSIRLPLAIRTLHEKISAN; encoded by the coding sequence ATGCAGAGGTTAAACATTTTTTTTATTGCACTTATACTGTTGTTTTCCGGGGAGGTAAGTCTTGCTCAGCAATCTGTTCCCAAACGTATTGTCAGTCTCAATGGTACGCTTACGGAGGTAGTGGATGCGCTCGGATTAAGTAAATCTATCGTTGCTACAGATGTGACAAGCGATTATCCTGCATATGTAAAGTCACTTCCAAAAGTGAGTAAGAACAGATCTGTATCTGCAGAGGGTGTATCTGCATTTCGTCCTGATCTGGTATTGGCTATAGAGGGTGAACTCAGTCCGGATTTACAGAACCAGTTAAAAGCGCTGAAAATAAGGGTAGCATTAATAAAGCAGGAATTTACCGTTAACGGCGTAGTACAATTAGTCAAATCAGTAGGTAGTGCTGTAAATATGAGTACACATGCTAATACTCTGGGGGCACAATTGCAGAAAGATATCAATCAGGCCGTTGCCGCTTCGAAATCCAAAAAAGCAGTAAAGACAATGTTTGTCTATGCGCGCGGTGCCGGAGCGATGAGTGTGGCCGGAGATAATACAGCCGTCGACGCTGTTATTAAACTGGCCGGAGGTCAGAATGCATTGAAAGGTTTCACCGGATTCAAAACGTATAACACGGAAGCATTAGTAGCGGCCAATCCGGACGCTATTTTACTATTTGACTTTGGTCTTTCGAGTCTTGGCGGAAAAGAAGGTATTCTCAAAATGCCGGGAGTCAATCTGACGACAGCCGGTAAAAACAAACGGATTGTGACGATGGACGCCACATTGCTTAATAATTTCAGCATTCGTCTGCCACTCGCGATCCGTACATTGCACGAAAAAATATCGGCTAATTAG
- a CDS encoding TonB-dependent receptor: MKYFISFILIMMSVAGNTQLAQAQKKGIFTGVILDESRHPVSRASVILEPDHIVVSADEKGVFRFNKLFQGTYQYSISAIGFVTDTGSVYIEGTGGEQREFVLRKSNRILDEVAITQTNKARPTLIDPANAAMPVTVIDRKTIELMGSRRLDEILKEQTGIAIVNNTSGGARSVGVQMQGFSSQYIMILIDGQPMLGRNSGNFDLSRISVANIERIEIIKGASSCLYGSDALGGAINIITRLGAITPQLHASLNYGSFQILDATLEGETSFNNGKGSALVSANYYHTNGFNNNKQYMEGGTSVPPYTNMAVQGKVRHQVGSDQQHIGWNARLNTRSSDMTRVYSQDYATEDRQREHDFNTSVYFDKRFNEQWKSLSTYYFSYYKSDINVRTQQQQATLTNDQFSQYIHRLEQQVAYTSETFNATFGAGFNQEHMEAVNNFAARSQNSYFAYSQANKELLEQLRLTAGLRYDNTEGFGGKLSPSLGLQYTVIPQLILKTGIGSGFKAPDFKSRYQVFYNPAANYYVIGNEVLRETLTKMEEAGEISEIRKYVVNQLDRNLQAEKNTSFNAGFTWQISKQYTVEGSYFNHKLKNQINSIQVATGTRNMAVYSYQNLPESVNKGFDVTVTAQPLEHLTVNAGYQYLIAKDLSVEDSIRAGNWPYNQNIHDPATGNSYAPTAKDYWGLENRSRHQFNVGLMYTFKPWNLTLNLRANFRGRYPFGDANGNQFIDRYDVFVNDHILYNATIEKKFDKLPLTIRLNGENLSNYINYLIPGQVGRTLIAGVSYRLIKH, translated from the coding sequence TTGAAGTATTTTATTTCTTTTATTCTCATCATGATGTCTGTTGCAGGAAATACGCAGCTTGCACAAGCCCAGAAAAAAGGCATATTCACAGGAGTAATCCTTGATGAATCCCGTCATCCTGTGTCTCGTGCATCTGTTATTCTGGAGCCGGATCATATTGTAGTTTCAGCAGATGAAAAAGGAGTATTTAGGTTTAACAAGCTATTTCAGGGCACCTATCAGTACAGTATATCAGCCATTGGTTTCGTAACGGACACAGGGTCCGTATATATTGAGGGTACCGGCGGCGAACAACGCGAATTTGTACTTAGAAAATCAAACAGGATATTGGATGAAGTCGCTATCACGCAGACCAATAAAGCCAGACCGACGCTTATAGATCCGGCCAATGCAGCCATGCCTGTAACGGTAATAGATCGTAAAACAATCGAGCTGATGGGTAGCAGAAGACTGGATGAGATACTGAAAGAACAGACCGGTATTGCTATTGTAAATAATACTTCCGGTGGTGCACGCTCTGTAGGTGTGCAGATGCAGGGATTCTCAAGTCAGTATATTATGATCCTGATCGATGGACAGCCTATGCTGGGACGCAACTCGGGAAACTTTGATCTGTCCCGCATATCGGTGGCCAATATCGAACGCATAGAAATTATAAAAGGGGCTTCTTCCTGTCTCTACGGCAGCGATGCTTTGGGCGGTGCCATCAATATTATTACCCGTCTGGGAGCGATCACCCCTCAATTGCATGCTAGTCTCAACTATGGAAGTTTCCAGATTCTGGATGCCACACTGGAAGGAGAAACATCATTTAATAACGGTAAGGGCTCTGCTCTTGTATCTGCAAATTATTATCACACCAATGGATTTAATAACAATAAACAATATATGGAAGGGGGAACTAGCGTTCCTCCGTATACTAACATGGCTGTCCAGGGAAAAGTGCGCCATCAGGTCGGAAGTGATCAGCAGCACATCGGATGGAATGCCAGACTGAATACCCGATCTTCGGATATGACGCGGGTCTACAGTCAGGATTATGCGACAGAGGACAGACAACGCGAACATGATTTCAACACTTCGGTCTATTTTGACAAAAGATTTAATGAACAGTGGAAATCATTATCAACTTATTATTTCTCTTACTATAAGTCTGATATCAATGTCCGGACGCAGCAACAGCAGGCAACGCTGACTAATGATCAGTTTAGCCAGTACATCCACCGCCTGGAACAGCAGGTTGCATATACCAGTGAAACCTTTAATGCAACTTTCGGAGCCGGATTTAATCAGGAACATATGGAAGCTGTCAATAACTTTGCAGCACGTAGCCAGAACTCTTACTTTGCTTATTCTCAGGCTAACAAAGAACTTCTGGAGCAGCTCAGGCTAACAGCAGGACTCCGTTATGACAATACGGAAGGATTTGGCGGAAAACTAAGTCCCAGCTTAGGACTTCAGTATACTGTAATCCCGCAACTGATCCTGAAAACTGGTATCGGAAGCGGTTTTAAAGCGCCCGACTTTAAATCCAGATATCAGGTATTCTATAATCCTGCCGCTAACTATTATGTCATAGGCAATGAAGTATTACGGGAAACATTGACAAAAATGGAGGAAGCCGGCGAGATTTCGGAAATCAGAAAATATGTAGTCAATCAATTAGACCGCAATCTTCAGGCAGAGAAGAATACATCGTTCAATGCCGGATTTACATGGCAGATCAGTAAACAATATACGGTAGAAGGCAGCTATTTTAACCACAAACTCAAAAACCAGATCAACAGCATACAGGTCGCTACCGGCACTCGGAATATGGCCGTTTATTCTTACCAGAATCTGCCTGAATCAGTCAACAAAGGTTTTGATGTAACAGTCACAGCTCAACCTTTAGAGCATCTGACAGTCAATGCAGGCTATCAATACCTTATCGCTAAAGATCTGAGTGTAGAAGACAGTATACGTGCAGGGAACTGGCCCTACAATCAGAATATACACGATCCAGCTACAGGCAACTCCTACGCTCCTACAGCAAAAGATTACTGGGGACTCGAAAACCGCTCGAGACATCAATTCAATGTGGGGCTTATGTATACCTTCAAACCCTGGAATCTGACCCTCAACCTCAGAGCTAATTTCAGAGGCCGTTATCCTTTCGGAGATGCAAACGGCAACCAGTTTATAGATAGGTATGATGTATTTGTCAATGACCATATCCTCTACAATGCAACTATAGAAAAGAAATTTGATAAGCTTCCGTTAACGATCCGGCTGAACGGGGAAAACTTATCCAACTATATAAATTATCTCATCCCCGGTCAGGTCGGAAGGACACTGATTGCAGGGGTATCTTACAGATTAATAAAACACTAA
- a CDS encoding HmuY family protein — protein MNKFRYAIICFTAVTLWTGCSKSNDGPNVELSDGTSTVIADLAGDVDASVGNSAPGKEKRDFHTFLFRFSDQKQTWLKTAADSAKYIKGTDWDIAFSGLYNSTLYVNNGQLNGNPASGNTSRHKVILVKESYDRVSTAPSDADFDKSQLNDFGMIINEDSQGWYDYNVTNHLVAVVPNRTYVIRLTNGKYAKLQIVNIYKGNPPAVTDLNWPAPYFTFKYFVQEDGSKNLKTK, from the coding sequence ATGAACAAATTCAGATACGCTATTATTTGCTTTACAGCAGTGACTCTATGGACAGGCTGTTCCAAATCCAATGACGGCCCTAATGTCGAACTGAGTGATGGTACCAGTACAGTGATTGCTGACCTGGCAGGAGATGTAGACGCTTCTGTAGGTAACAGCGCTCCCGGGAAGGAAAAGCGTGATTTCCATACTTTTCTCTTCCGCTTTTCGGACCAGAAACAAACCTGGTTAAAAACAGCAGCCGATTCAGCTAAATATATTAAAGGAACAGATTGGGATATTGCTTTCTCCGGCTTATACAACAGTACGCTGTATGTGAATAATGGTCAGTTAAATGGAAATCCCGCGTCTGGAAATACATCACGACATAAGGTGATACTGGTCAAAGAATCCTATGACAGAGTCAGTACAGCTCCAAGTGATGCTGATTTTGACAAGAGTCAACTCAATGATTTTGGGATGATAATAAACGAAGACTCCCAAGGTTGGTATGATTACAATGTCACTAATCATCTGGTAGCTGTAGTACCTAACAGAACTTATGTAATCAGATTAACGAACGGAAAATATGCCAAACTACAGATTGTCAATATCTATAAAGGCAATCCACCAGCTGTCACTGATCTGAACTGGCCTGCACCATACTTTACATTCAAATATTTCGTCCAGGAAGACGGTTCCAAAAATTTAAAAACCAAGTAA